The Anopheles coluzzii chromosome 2, AcolN3, whole genome shotgun sequence genome window below encodes:
- the LOC120948597 gene encoding uncharacterized protein LOC120948597, which produces MRSMRSLILLACAVVVVWWPERSHAQSNYASQANSIEYQGEGLPEEATLDGKVTKLDDLSPIIFLNRTKAALNCAAGFMQVELKFNEPFYGKAYADYDRNSACQTSGKGDLSYRIDLPLKGCGTKQGPQRVFTNNIVVRFHPGLEMDGDEIITIVCRYPPPVAPIPAGLPAPIINEPAIVEPPLKGIQILFIICAIMFLTLLLLGLGVSYYCLRRRPIPIVRRVVHVGSGSEITALESGSIGSVSGFKVARPVVAVPPPIQSSSGSEGALIPSDYPSESQSENEEVETGSLPVSSRGSSSAYENGAYVHDGISLASADHHAYGQTHELHLAGAALPPSPKFDIQVRVKRSPPPPSSLPSSMSGSSVSDTESNSSTLISHGGDRNNLSTILETQEDRDSVMTTESMAADGAQSHFTYVPELHTVPAHLDYPPSPPPIPRYNTTVTTTNRRWLEVPDGPRAHDTHSLTELVDASHLYQLTAGTHVTTDRHTNRAEDAVQQLPEPPIAVYKKPELKSHVVDDLFLTTVTKRTTIEDVERHKRLVTEYKARPVAVPAPPPPPPPVDPTWDVTIRNYEAQRQRQWEDFSDVSSASGAPSVASASMPVPSSTYLPSAYAADELRSPELVGNMKPVELPPEDRSVSNWDVLIRVLQEVDMPDTSISTAALHTELHRYPLQRQLSYDDKLKWKEIITTESTLRTMLSEATVREDFERIRSDARYENLFEPRSWDVIIRILAPPEDVELRQSKRSKKRETWDTRSRRSSLPTLYEYDSDGDSSVRTITQEPQLVAATTNLAYGAHAGSLASGSRSRRTSRSSYNSNNIDMRSMSEVIVDFGRMAGGPGRSGSGGEPSEEGSSYIVSHSKAYFDDDDDDEEDQRYDQRSLQRSLSHPSLARSASEFTERWIIPEDHMDLRADSEVNNSSMYGSGTMDVDTRTTYIKQSRTMVSRERRDNW; this is translated from the exons GCTTAATCCTATTGGCCTGTGCAGTGGTAGTGGTGTGGTGGCCGGAAAGGTCACACGCCCAATCGAACTATGCCTCGCAGGCCAACAGCATCGAGTACCAGGGCGAAGGTCTGCCGGAAGAAGCCACCCTGGATGGAAAG gTTACGAAACTGGACGATCTGAGCCCGATCATCTTCCTGAATCGAACGAAAGCGGCACTGAACTGTGCCGCCGGCTTCATGCAGGTGGAGCTAAAGTTTAACGAACCGTTCTACGGTAAGGCGTACGCCGACTACGATCGCAACAGCGCGTGCCAGACGAGCGGCAAGGGTGATCTGAGCTACCGGATCGATCTGCCGCTGAAAGGATGTGGAACGAAGCAG GGACCGCAACGAGTTTTCACCAACAACATTGTGGTACGGTTCCATCCCGGGCTCGAGATGGATGGGGACGAGATCATCACGATCGTGTGTCGCTATCCACCGCCGGTAGCTCCCATTCCCGCTGGTCTACCAGCACCAAT CATTAACGAACCCGCGATCGTTGAGCCACCGCTGAAAGGTATCCAGATCCTGTTCATTATCTGCGCCATCATGTTCCtcacgttgctgctgctagggTTGGGTGTGTCGTACTACTGCCTGCGCCGTCGTCCGATACCGATCGTGCGTCGTGTCGTGCACGTTGGCAGCGGATCCGAGATTACTGCCCTGGAAAGCGGAAGCATAG GAAGCGTGTCCGGGTTCAAGGTGGCCCGGCCGGTCGTGGCCGTCCCGCCACCGATCCAGAGCTCGTCCGGCAGCGAAGGTGCGCTCATCCCCTCGGACTACCCGAGCGAGTCGCAGTCCGAGAACGAGGAGGTCGAGACGGGCTCGCTGCCGGTCAGCTCgcgcggcagcagcagtgcgtaCGAGAACGGCGCCTACGTGCACGACGGCATCAGCCTGGCGTCGGCCGACCACCACGCGTACGGGCAGACGCACGAGCTGCATCTGGCCGGGGCGGCACTGCCCCCCTCGCCCAAGTTCGACATCCAGGTGCGGGTGAAGCGCTCCCCGCCGCCACCGTCCTCGCTGCCGTCGTCGATGAGCGGATCGTCCGTGTCGGACACggaaagcaacagcagcacgctCATCAGCCATGGGGGCGATCGGAACAATCTGTCGACGATACTGGAGACGCAGGAAGACCGGGACAGCGTGATGACGACCGAATCGATGGCCGCGGACGGTGCCCAGTCCCACTTTACGTACGTGCCGGAGCTGCACACCGTCCCGGCGCACCTCGACTACCCGCCCAGTCCGCCGCCGATCCCGCGCTATAATACCACG GTAACGACCACCAATCGACGCTGGCTGGAGGTACCGGATGGGCCGCGCGCCCACGACACACACTCGCTGACCGAGCTCGTGGACGCGTCGCACCTCTACCAGCTAACCGCCGGCACGCACGTCACCACCGACCGCCACACTAACCGGGCGGAGGACGCGGTGCAGCAGCTGCCCGAGCCACCGATCGCCGTGTACAAAAAGCCTGAACTCAAGTCTCACGTTGTAGATGATCTGTTTCTCACGACCGTCACCAAGCGCACCACGATCGAGGACGTCGAGCGGCACAAGCGGCTGGTGACGGAGTACAAGGCCCGCCCGGTGGCAGTGCccgccccaccaccaccaccaccgccggtcGATCCGACCTGGGACGTTACGATCCGCAACTACGAGGCGCAGCGTCAGCGCCAGTGGGAAGACTTCTCGGACGTGTCGAGCGCGTCCGGTGCACCGTCCGTCGCGTCGGCCAGCATGCCGGTGCCGTCCTCCACCTATCTGCCGAGTGCGTACGCAGCGGACGAGCTGCGCAGCCCCGAGCTGGTGGGCAATATGAAGCCGGTGGAGCTGCCGCCGGAGGATCGCTCCGTGTCGAACTGGGACGTGCTGATACGGGTGCTGCAGGAGGTGGACATGCCGGACACGTCGATCTCGACGGCCGCCCTGCACACCGAGCTGCACCGTTACCCGCTGCAGCGGCAGCTCAGCTACGACGACAAGCTCAAGTGGAAGGAGATCATCACGACTGAATCGACACTGCG CACGATGCTGTCGGAGGCGACGGTTCGGGAGGACTTCGAGCGCATCCGGTCGGATGCACGGTACGAGAACCTGTTCGAGCCCCGCTCCTGGGACGTCATTATCCGCATCCTGGCCCCGCCCGAGGACGTCGAGCTGCGCCAGTCGAAGCGCAGCAAGAAGCGCGAAACCTGGGACACACGCTCCCGCCGCAGCTCGCTGCCGACGCTGTACGAGTACGACAGCGATGGCGATTCGTCCGTGCGTACGATCACGCAGGAGCCGCAGCTGGTGGCGGCGACCACCAATCTCGCGTACGGCGCCCATGCCGGTTCGCTCGCTAGTGGATCGCGGTCGCGCCGTACCTCCCGCTCGTCCTACAACTCGAACAACATCGACATGCGCTCCATGTCGGAGGTGATCGTGGACTTTGGGCGGATGGCGGGTGGACCGGGCCGGTCGGGCAGCGGTGGCGAACCGTCGGAGGAGGGCAGCTCGTACATTGTGTCGCACAGCAAGGCCTActtcgatgatgatgatgacgacgaggaggatCAGCGGTACGATCAGCGGTCGCTGCAGCGATCGCTAAGCCATCCGAGCTTGGCCCGATCGGCGAGCGAGTTTACGGAGCGTTGGATCATCCCGGAGGACCATATGGATCTGCGCGCTGACTC